A single Lactuca sativa cultivar Salinas chromosome 8, Lsat_Salinas_v11, whole genome shotgun sequence DNA region contains:
- the LOC111904088 gene encoding putative H/ACA ribonucleoprotein complex subunit 1-like protein 1 codes for MRPPRGGGFAGRSRGGGGFRGGRDGGGRFGGGRGGRGGGGGRFGGDRFNEGPPEEVVEVSAFVHACEGDAVTKLTNEKIPYFNAPIYLQNKTQIGKVDEIFGPINESFFSVKMMEGIVATSYAAGDKFYIDPMKLLPLARFLPQPKGATGGRGGGRGGGRGGGRGGGRGGSFRGRGAPRGGGFRGGGGGGFRGGGGRGGGFSRGRGRS; via the exons ATGCGACCTCCAAGAGGCGGCGGGTTTGCTGGTCGCAGTCGTGGGGGCGGCGGTTTCAGGGGAGGAAGGGATGGAGGAGGCCGCTTCGGTGGTGGCCGCGGAGGACGAGGTGGCGGCGGTGGTCGTTTTGGTGGTGATCGGTTCAATGAAGGCCCTCCTGAAGAAGTTGTAG AGGTATCGGCATTTGTTCATGCTTGTGAGGGAGATGCAGTCACAAAGCTAACTAATGAGAAAATACCTTACTTTAATGCCCCAATATACCTACAAAACAAAACACAGATAGGCAAAGTTGATGAAATCTTTGGCCCAATCAATGAATCA TTCTTCTCTGTTAAAATGATGGAAGGTATTGTAGCAACTTCTTACGCAGCTGGTGATAAGTTCTATATTGACCCAATGAAACTGTTGCCACTAGCCAGATTTCTTCCACAGCCAAA GGGAGCAACTGGCGGAAGAGGTGGCGGACGAGGGGGCGGAAGAGGAGGTGGTAGAGGCGGTGGACGTGGTGGTTCTTTCCGTGGGAGAGGTGCTCCAAGGGGAGGCGGCTTTCGTGGTGGCGGCGGCGGCGGCTTTCGTGGTGGTGGTGGCCGTGGCGGTGGTTTCAGTAGGGGTAGAGGAAGATCGTAG